Proteins found in one Herbiconiux sp. A18JL235 genomic segment:
- a CDS encoding SDR family oxidoreductase: MTDSPGTIPGSTPGATPRVVVITGASRGIGRLLARKLGAQGAAVVVNYKVNAELAEESLADVVAAGGSGFTIQADVEQPEAIDALFDAVQERYGRLDGFVANAAASAFKPVAHLKPHHLDRSYAMNTRSFVLGAIRAAELMDAGGRILAITSYGSQRAFATYAALGAAKAANESYVKYMANEFGPRGITVNAVNGGLIDTDSLDYFYNRVPGMAPVETVFEKIPLGRPGTADDMADAADFLLSEKAGYITGQVLTVDGGLTVVAPPFWADTTGALRAAVLGEPDEAGEPDEAGEPGVAGDRGTPLGMPGGE; this comes from the coding sequence ATGACCGACTCCCCCGGCACCATCCCCGGCTCGACCCCCGGCGCGACGCCGCGCGTCGTCGTCATCACGGGCGCCTCCCGCGGCATCGGCCGGCTGCTCGCCCGGAAGCTCGGGGCGCAGGGCGCCGCGGTCGTCGTGAACTACAAGGTGAACGCCGAGCTCGCCGAGGAGTCGCTCGCCGACGTCGTCGCCGCGGGCGGCAGCGGCTTCACCATCCAGGCCGACGTCGAGCAGCCCGAGGCGATCGACGCCCTGTTCGACGCGGTGCAGGAGCGCTACGGCCGCCTCGACGGCTTCGTCGCGAACGCTGCGGCGAGCGCCTTCAAGCCCGTCGCACACTTGAAGCCCCACCACCTCGACCGCAGCTACGCGATGAACACCCGCTCGTTCGTGCTGGGCGCCATCCGGGCTGCCGAGCTTATGGATGCCGGCGGCCGCATCCTCGCCATCACCAGCTACGGCTCGCAGCGCGCCTTCGCCACCTACGCGGCCCTGGGTGCCGCCAAGGCGGCGAACGAGTCGTACGTGAAGTACATGGCGAACGAGTTCGGCCCGCGCGGCATCACGGTGAACGCGGTGAACGGCGGACTCATCGACACCGATTCGCTCGACTACTTCTACAACCGGGTTCCCGGCATGGCACCCGTCGAGACGGTGTTCGAGAAGATCCCGCTCGGGCGGCCGGGCACCGCCGACGACATGGCCGATGCCGCCGACTTCCTGCTCTCGGAGAAGGCCGGTTACATCACCGGACAGGTGCTCACCGTCGACGGCGGCCTCACCGTCGTCGCCCCGCCGTTCTGGGCCGACACCACGGGCGCCCTCCGGGCCGCCGTGCTCGGCGAACCCGATGAGGCCGGCGAGCCCGATGAGGCCGGCGAACCCGGTGTGGCCGGCGACCGCGGCACGCCGCTCGGCATGCCCGGCGGCGAATAG
- a CDS encoding AMP-binding protein, which produces MTALPDLVDAVADDPLRSGSAAVIEVGERPITLDWAQLRRKADRVSAVLLDLGVEPGESVAYQLPNWAECVAVTLGALQIGAVVAPVMSVFGPREVGMVLSRSRARVVVVPQSFRGRLHADELAAVAREAEVQGLDLCVEHVLVVGDRDPSGHARAGTDAAPSRRALAPASEASETPTPVGLVAPGRTDVPGAGDALPAPGMMPWPHRDFDDALAAAAVDRAALRRRRPAADDLAQLLFTSGTTGEPKGVQHTHRTLARATAMEVRHLGLTPADRVFIPSPLAHQTGFLYGLVLSWQLGTTAVVQPEWNAGVALDQAFGEAGATFVQAATPFLMDLVDAVESGAPAPASLRVFVATGAAVPRELAGRATRVLDTAVCGAFGTTETCLGTLSAPFDPPASAWGSDGRALEGIRIRIVDDEGVELAAGREGNYELHSPTMFAGYLGRPDLTAEVFTADGWYRTGDLAVLDEQGYLHITGRVKDVVNRGGEKVPVVEIENLLFAHPSVRDVAIVAMPDPRLGERACAFVVPAAGVPQLDFAGLQHHLAAAGVSKYYWPERLETIEALPRNPVGKIQKNVLRERVAAMLAAEQAQRADQAARKKERS; this is translated from the coding sequence GTGACGGCGCTCCCCGACCTGGTCGACGCGGTGGCCGACGACCCGCTGCGCAGCGGCTCGGCCGCGGTGATCGAGGTCGGCGAACGGCCGATCACGCTCGACTGGGCACAGCTGCGCCGGAAGGCCGACCGGGTCTCAGCCGTGCTCCTCGATCTGGGAGTCGAACCGGGCGAGTCGGTGGCCTACCAACTGCCGAACTGGGCGGAGTGCGTCGCGGTGACCCTCGGCGCACTGCAGATCGGCGCCGTCGTGGCACCCGTGATGTCGGTGTTCGGGCCGCGCGAGGTGGGTATGGTGCTCTCCCGGTCGCGCGCACGGGTGGTGGTGGTGCCGCAGTCGTTCCGCGGGCGACTTCATGCCGACGAGCTCGCCGCCGTCGCGCGCGAAGCGGAGGTGCAGGGCCTCGACCTGTGCGTCGAGCATGTTCTCGTCGTGGGCGACCGCGACCCGTCGGGGCACGCGCGCGCCGGCACCGACGCGGCGCCCTCACGTCGAGCCCTCGCGCCGGCGTCCGAGGCCTCCGAAACCCCCACCCCGGTCGGCCTGGTCGCCCCAGGTCGCACAGACGTTCCGGGCGCCGGGGACGCCCTACCCGCTCCTGGCATGATGCCGTGGCCCCACCGCGACTTCGACGACGCGCTCGCCGCCGCGGCCGTCGACCGAGCCGCGCTGCGCCGTCGCCGCCCCGCGGCCGACGATCTCGCGCAGCTGCTCTTCACCTCGGGCACCACGGGCGAGCCGAAGGGCGTGCAGCACACGCACCGCACGCTCGCACGGGCCACCGCGATGGAGGTACGGCATCTCGGCCTCACCCCCGCCGACCGGGTCTTCATCCCCTCGCCCCTCGCCCACCAGACGGGCTTCCTCTACGGACTCGTGCTGAGCTGGCAGCTCGGCACGACCGCCGTCGTGCAACCCGAGTGGAACGCCGGGGTCGCTCTCGACCAGGCATTCGGCGAAGCAGGTGCGACCTTCGTGCAGGCCGCGACCCCCTTCCTCATGGATCTCGTCGACGCCGTCGAGTCGGGCGCCCCCGCCCCCGCGTCGCTCCGCGTGTTCGTGGCCACGGGCGCGGCCGTGCCGCGCGAACTCGCCGGGCGCGCCACGAGGGTGCTCGACACCGCGGTGTGCGGCGCGTTCGGCACCACCGAGACCTGCCTCGGCACCCTCTCTGCACCCTTCGACCCTCCTGCTTCCGCCTGGGGAAGCGACGGGCGTGCGCTCGAGGGCATCCGCATCCGCATCGTCGACGACGAGGGGGTGGAGCTCGCCGCGGGCCGGGAGGGGAACTACGAGCTGCACAGCCCCACCATGTTCGCCGGCTATCTCGGCCGGCCCGACCTCACCGCCGAGGTGTTCACCGCCGACGGCTGGTACCGCACCGGCGATCTCGCCGTGCTCGACGAGCAGGGCTACCTGCACATCACCGGCCGGGTGAAGGACGTGGTGAACCGGGGTGGGGAGAAGGTGCCGGTCGTCGAGATCGAGAACCTGCTGTTCGCGCATCCGTCTGTGCGTGACGTCGCGATCGTGGCGATGCCCGACCCCCGGCTCGGCGAGCGCGCCTGCGCCTTCGTGGTTCCCGCCGCCGGTGTGCCTCAGCTCGACTTCGCCGGCCTGCAGCACCACCTCGCCGCGGCCGGGGTGTCGAAGTACTACTGGCCCGAGAGGCTCGAGACCATCGAGGCGCTGCCGCGCAACCCGGTGGGCAAGATCCAGAAGAATGTGCTGAGGGAGCGCGTCGCTGCGATGCTCGCGGCCGAGCAGGCTCAACGCGCCGACCAGGCCGCACGAAAGAAGGAACGATCGTGA
- the aroA gene encoding 3-phosphoshikimate 1-carboxyvinyltransferase, with product MQLVVGGSQGAIAGELTVPVSKYHLHRALVLASLAPGRSVIRGLSETRQVVWTIGVLRALGTRIEIVGDSYVVDGGPYSTREPLVDHGSNSAEGLLNVGSSGTTLYFMTGLASLADRPITLTGMKYFRRRPIKALLDALGTLGVRYESTDDCPPIVVQPGGPEGGHVAIPGTLSQWLSGLLLLAPFARRETTIEVLGELNEQPYVDLTVRMMRHFGLEVEVSDDWRRYTVKPGQTARPAEYVVPPDIGSAAFGLAATALHPSDVLFRGLHARASQETDHPEAEFLDIVRTMGLTLQRDEPTGFVRVRHDGLTLAPIDLDFQPIPDLLPVVSALASFADGTSRFHNVAHVRLKESDRVNAMLQLVKLGGRLDDRGSELVVTGVDSLVGAPMSSFNDHRVLMSLAVAATRASGTSRLTYPHAYRISYPAFLDAMTGVGLELSVPPRDRKPAS from the coding sequence GTGCAGCTGGTCGTGGGCGGGTCGCAGGGCGCGATCGCGGGGGAACTCACCGTGCCGGTGTCGAAGTACCACCTGCACCGTGCCCTGGTGCTGGCGTCGCTGGCGCCGGGGCGGAGCGTCATCCGCGGTCTCTCCGAAACCCGGCAGGTGGTGTGGACGATCGGGGTGCTGAGGGCTCTCGGCACGCGGATCGAGATCGTGGGCGACAGCTACGTGGTCGACGGCGGGCCGTACTCCACGCGGGAGCCGCTGGTCGATCACGGCTCGAACTCGGCCGAGGGGTTGCTGAACGTCGGTTCCTCGGGCACCACGCTCTATTTCATGACGGGTCTCGCCTCGCTCGCCGACCGGCCGATCACCCTCACCGGCATGAAGTACTTCAGGCGCCGGCCCATCAAGGCGCTGCTCGACGCGCTCGGCACTCTCGGGGTGCGCTACGAGTCGACCGACGACTGCCCGCCGATCGTCGTGCAGCCGGGCGGACCCGAGGGAGGGCACGTCGCCATTCCCGGCACGCTCTCGCAGTGGCTCTCGGGCCTGCTGCTGCTCGCTCCGTTCGCGCGGCGCGAGACCACCATCGAGGTGCTGGGCGAGCTCAACGAGCAGCCGTACGTCGACCTGACGGTGCGCATGATGCGGCACTTCGGGCTCGAGGTCGAGGTCTCCGACGACTGGCGTCGGTACACCGTGAAGCCCGGCCAGACCGCCCGGCCGGCCGAGTACGTGGTGCCGCCCGACATCGGCTCGGCGGCCTTCGGGCTCGCCGCGACGGCGTTGCACCCCTCCGACGTGCTGTTCCGCGGGTTGCACGCGCGCGCGTCGCAGGAGACCGACCACCCCGAGGCCGAGTTCCTCGACATCGTGCGGACGATGGGTCTCACCCTCCAGCGCGACGAGCCGACCGGATTCGTGCGCGTGCGCCACGACGGGCTGACGCTCGCCCCGATCGACCTCGACTTCCAGCCCATCCCCGATCTGCTGCCTGTGGTCTCGGCACTCGCGAGCTTCGCCGACGGCACCTCCCGCTTCCACAACGTCGCCCATGTGAGGCTCAAGGAGAGTGACCGGGTGAACGCGATGCTCCAGCTCGTCAAGCTCGGCGGCCGGCTCGACGACCGCGGGTCGGAACTCGTCGTCACCGGGGTCGACTCGCTCGTCGGGGCGCCGATGTCGTCGTTCAACGACCACCGCGTGCTCATGTCGCTCGCGGTCGCGGCGACCCGGGCTTCGGGGACGTCGCGCCTCACCTATCCGCATGCGTACCGCATCTCCTACCCCGCGTTCCTCGACGCGATGACGGGAGTGGGGCTCGAGCTCAGCGTGCCCCCGCGGGACCGGAAGCCGGCATCGTGA
- a CDS encoding FAD-dependent oxidoreductase, with protein sequence MLERTFSPWRLGALELAHRVVMGSMHTGLETLDDGGEALAAYYTERVRGGAALIVTGGLAVNAEGCGARDFSVLGDPASDARLAHAVEAVHAEGGRIIAQLFHAGRYALLDGVTDARGRPVHPVAPSPLAWRSAGAVVPVELDEIGILRTVGDFGSAAERAVELGFDGVEIMASEGYLVNQFCSPVTNRRDDDWGGDAVRRRRFAIEVLRTVRRAVGFEVPVVVRMSGADLVPDSSTQEETDALARDLVRAGADALNIGIGWHESKVPTVQAAVPHGVWLGYALAVARAISLPGEPGSPTAVPVIASNRLTDLRDAEDVLARDGGAISAVALARPFLADPTIVARSRAGGFDSVNTCIGCNQACLDRSFRMQPVSCLVNPRAARESVYPVALTRESLRVAVVGGGPAGLAAAVDLAERGHRVTVFEAADRLGGQFALAARIPTKEDYALTVEYHEQRLAALGAELRLGDTATVDELAGGFDAVLVATGVRPRSLEVPGAELPHVMSYERALRDGVPPGRVAVVGGGGIGIDVAKFLVLSHDPAERAASFEHHYGLPVPGTALESGALPQRARAVAASLGLLGDPHVGAAHVGAPHVGAGLNPVLRPGADVTVLRRSGSFGAGMGITSRWVALGELRQAGVAFLSGLEYERITPEGVLVVLEGGTRELVPADVVIVCAGQVSHETLAAGLAERGIAHEVVGGALDAGGIDAVRATRQALDAARRLAP encoded by the coding sequence GTGCTCGAGCGCACCTTCTCCCCCTGGCGGCTCGGCGCCCTCGAGCTTGCCCACCGCGTGGTGATGGGCAGCATGCACACCGGTCTCGAGACCCTCGACGACGGCGGCGAGGCCCTCGCGGCGTACTACACCGAGCGCGTCCGAGGGGGCGCCGCCCTCATCGTGACCGGCGGGCTCGCCGTCAACGCGGAGGGTTGCGGCGCCCGCGACTTCAGTGTGCTGGGCGACCCGGCGAGCGACGCCCGCCTCGCACACGCCGTCGAGGCGGTGCACGCCGAGGGCGGCCGCATCATCGCGCAGCTGTTCCACGCCGGTCGGTACGCCCTGCTCGACGGGGTGACGGATGCGCGGGGCCGCCCCGTGCATCCGGTCGCCCCGTCGCCCCTGGCCTGGCGCAGCGCCGGCGCGGTGGTGCCGGTGGAGCTCGACGAGATCGGCATCCTGCGCACCGTCGGCGACTTCGGTTCGGCAGCCGAGCGGGCCGTCGAGCTCGGGTTCGACGGGGTCGAGATCATGGCCTCAGAGGGCTACCTCGTCAATCAGTTCTGTTCGCCGGTCACCAATCGACGCGACGACGACTGGGGTGGGGACGCGGTGCGCCGCAGACGCTTCGCGATCGAGGTGCTGCGGACGGTGCGGCGCGCGGTGGGCTTCGAGGTGCCCGTCGTGGTGCGCATGTCGGGTGCCGACCTCGTTCCCGACTCGAGCACCCAGGAGGAGACGGATGCGCTGGCCCGCGACCTCGTGCGTGCCGGTGCCGACGCCCTCAACATCGGCATCGGTTGGCACGAGTCGAAGGTGCCCACCGTGCAGGCCGCCGTGCCGCACGGCGTCTGGCTCGGCTACGCGCTGGCGGTCGCGCGGGCGATCTCGCTGCCGGGCGAGCCGGGCTCGCCGACGGCCGTTCCGGTGATCGCGAGCAACCGGCTCACCGATCTGCGCGACGCCGAAGACGTGCTCGCGAGGGATGGGGGTGCGATCAGCGCCGTGGCGTTGGCGCGCCCGTTCCTCGCCGACCCCACGATCGTCGCGCGCTCCCGCGCCGGCGGGTTCGACAGCGTGAACACCTGCATCGGATGCAACCAGGCCTGTCTCGACAGGTCGTTCCGGATGCAGCCGGTGTCGTGCCTCGTGAACCCCCGGGCCGCCCGGGAGTCGGTGTATCCGGTGGCGCTGACTCGGGAATCCTTGCGCGTCGCCGTCGTGGGGGGCGGCCCGGCCGGCCTCGCCGCCGCCGTGGATCTCGCCGAGCGCGGCCACCGGGTGACCGTGTTCGAGGCTGCCGACCGGCTGGGCGGGCAGTTCGCGCTCGCCGCGCGCATCCCGACCAAGGAGGATTACGCGCTCACCGTCGAGTACCACGAGCAGCGGCTCGCCGCGCTCGGGGCGGAGCTACGGCTCGGCGACACGGCGACCGTCGACGAGCTCGCGGGCGGCTTCGATGCGGTTCTCGTCGCGACCGGCGTGCGGCCGCGGTCGCTCGAGGTGCCCGGGGCCGAACTGCCGCACGTGATGAGCTACGAGCGGGCACTCCGCGACGGGGTGCCGCCCGGGCGCGTCGCGGTGGTCGGCGGCGGGGGCATCGGCATCGACGTGGCGAAGTTCCTCGTGCTCTCGCACGACCCGGCCGAACGCGCCGCGTCGTTCGAGCACCATTACGGACTCCCCGTTCCCGGCACCGCCCTGGAGTCGGGAGCCTTGCCGCAGCGGGCTCGCGCCGTCGCAGCATCCCTCGGCCTGCTCGGTGATCCTCACGTCGGGGCTGCTCACGTCGGGGCTCCTCACGTCGGGGCGGGACTGAACCCGGTGCTCCGGCCCGGTGCCGACGTGACCGTGCTGCGCCGGTCGGGATCGTTCGGAGCCGGGATGGGCATCACCTCGCGATGGGTCGCACTCGGCGAGTTGCGGCAGGCGGGGGTCGCCTTCCTCAGCGGGCTCGAGTACGAGCGCATCACCCCCGAGGGTGTGCTCGTCGTGCTCGAGGGCGGAACGCGAGAGCTCGTGCCGGCCGATGTGGTGATCGTCTGCGCGGGTCAGGTGTCGCACGAGACGCTCGCCGCCGGGCTCGCGGAACGCGGCATCGCGCACGAGGTGGTGGGCGGAGCCCTCGACGCAGGAGGGATCGACGCGGTGCGGGCGACCCGGCAGGCCCTCGATGCCGCGCGGCGGCTCGCGCCCTGA
- a CDS encoding acyl-CoA dehydrogenase family protein, with the protein MTDTHLDDTAFDDIAFDDIAFDALKAELDAWVRGPGEVWAERIEAEGDVPRELYDELRERGWLSLAAPVALGGRGIPFSRYLELLEIVSRSHGSIRMLVHVNNGLWRALEPFVDDAQRELLRHSVSGEALIAFTLTEATAGTGTDIRSTVRREGDDYVLNGEKHLITFGVKCDYWLLFARLEGTSTADGAAGTVALLVPNSGIPGIEVIDDSDTMGVRGTDHAVLRFRDARVPVSARVGQEGEGLAVALGGFLLPSRVSVAMSAVGLAERAQELAVDYALTRETFGKRLAERPVIQAYLAENYADIAAARALVLEAARAYEEGRADAGALSSASKIVAVDMLARVTDKALQVHGGQGYWRRNPIERVYRDARAQRFEEGTNEIQKTVVAREVLKRAAAHPRKDPA; encoded by the coding sequence GTGACCGACACCCACCTCGACGACACCGCCTTCGACGACATCGCCTTCGACGACATCGCCTTCGACGCGCTGAAGGCCGAGCTCGACGCCTGGGTGCGCGGGCCGGGCGAGGTCTGGGCCGAGCGCATCGAGGCCGAGGGCGACGTGCCCCGCGAGCTCTACGACGAGCTCCGCGAGCGGGGCTGGCTGAGCCTCGCGGCCCCGGTCGCTCTCGGCGGGCGCGGCATCCCCTTCTCGCGTTACCTCGAGCTGCTCGAGATCGTGTCGCGATCGCACGGCTCCATCCGGATGCTCGTGCACGTCAACAACGGACTCTGGCGCGCCCTCGAACCCTTCGTCGACGACGCCCAGCGCGAGCTGCTCCGCCACTCGGTCTCGGGGGAAGCGCTCATCGCCTTCACTCTCACCGAGGCCACGGCCGGCACCGGCACCGACATCCGCAGCACCGTGCGCCGGGAGGGCGACGACTACGTGCTGAACGGCGAGAAGCACCTCATCACCTTCGGCGTGAAGTGCGACTACTGGCTCCTCTTCGCACGCCTCGAGGGCACCTCGACCGCCGACGGGGCGGCCGGCACGGTGGCCCTGCTGGTGCCGAACTCCGGCATTCCGGGCATCGAGGTGATCGACGACTCCGACACGATGGGGGTGCGCGGCACCGACCACGCCGTCCTCCGCTTCCGCGACGCCCGGGTGCCCGTGAGCGCACGAGTGGGGCAGGAGGGCGAGGGTCTCGCCGTCGCCCTCGGCGGCTTCCTGCTGCCGAGCCGCGTGTCGGTGGCGATGAGCGCGGTGGGGCTCGCCGAGCGCGCCCAGGAGCTCGCGGTCGACTACGCGCTGACGCGCGAGACCTTCGGCAAGCGCCTCGCCGAGCGCCCCGTCATCCAGGCCTACCTCGCCGAGAACTACGCCGACATCGCTGCGGCGCGAGCGCTCGTGCTGGAGGCGGCCCGGGCCTACGAGGAGGGCCGAGCGGATGCCGGCGCCCTCTCCAGCGCCTCCAAGATCGTCGCCGTCGACATGCTCGCACGGGTGACCGACAAGGCACTTCAGGTGCACGGCGGTCAGGGCTACTGGCGCCGCAACCCCATCGAGCGGGTGTACCGGGATGCGCGGGCGCAGCGCTTCGAAGAGGGCACCAACGAGATCCAGAAGACCGTCGTGGCGCGCGAGGTGCTGAAGCGCGCCGCCGCCCACCCTCGGAAGGACCCCGCATGA
- a CDS encoding anti-sigma factor — MNAPDPFRDWDAAYVLGMLSADERRAYEDHLTECPPCAAAVGELAGMPGILSRLSADEATALLGDDTEAARAGADADLAGLGTSHGGDEGAGHQPSPVRALARSVGRRRSRARRRVVALVAGTGFVLALAGVGGGWAIATIGQTDAQPPVAATEPATEQATEPGTAGTAPATALRAMAQVEPGWIDAELLVTEKGWGTRFDWDCSYQEKWVEATADSREDGVTYDLVVTDRAGAETTVASWTAYGEDAGNLSASTSIATADIRSVDIRVAGTDRPIVRTVL; from the coding sequence GTGAACGCACCCGATCCGTTCCGCGACTGGGACGCCGCCTACGTGCTCGGCATGCTCTCCGCCGACGAGCGCCGCGCCTACGAAGACCACCTCACCGAGTGCCCGCCCTGCGCTGCCGCCGTGGGCGAGCTCGCCGGCATGCCCGGCATCCTCTCCCGGCTGTCGGCCGACGAGGCGACGGCGCTCCTCGGTGACGACACCGAGGCCGCACGTGCCGGGGCCGACGCCGACCTCGCCGGCCTCGGAACGTCGCACGGCGGCGACGAGGGTGCCGGCCACCAGCCCTCCCCGGTGCGCGCTCTCGCCCGCTCGGTGGGCCGCCGACGGAGCCGGGCCCGGCGCCGGGTCGTCGCGCTCGTCGCCGGCACCGGGTTCGTGCTCGCGCTCGCGGGTGTCGGCGGCGGCTGGGCCATCGCGACCATCGGGCAGACGGATGCTCAACCACCGGTCGCCGCCACCGAGCCCGCCACCGAACAGGCCACCGAACCCGGAACGGCGGGGACCGCTCCCGCGACCGCGCTCCGCGCCATGGCGCAGGTGGAGCCCGGCTGGATCGACGCCGAGCTGCTCGTCACCGAGAAGGGGTGGGGCACCCGCTTCGACTGGGACTGCAGCTACCAGGAGAAGTGGGTGGAGGCCACGGCGGACTCGCGGGAGGACGGTGTCACCTACGATCTCGTCGTCACCGATCGCGCCGGCGCCGAGACGACGGTCGCGAGCTGGACGGCGTACGGCGAGGATGCGGGCAACCTGTCGGCCTCGACGAGCATCGCCACCGCCGACATCCGCTCGGTCGACATCAGGGTGGCGGGCACCGACCGACCCATCGTGCGCACCGTGCTCTGA
- a CDS encoding sigma-70 family RNA polymerase sigma factor has protein sequence MSDDQAALLRAIHDAHGPALLRYALRLTHDPELAQDLVQEALLRAWKKPSVLEQDDEAVRSWLYTVTRNLVIDDRRSARHNREFSTDELPERPVHDETDAVLDRWLLSDALLALSPEHRSTIVNSYYLGHTAVEIAAQESVPVGTVRSRAHYALRALRLALQERGVTR, from the coding sequence GTGTCCGACGACCAGGCAGCGCTCCTCCGCGCCATCCACGATGCGCACGGGCCGGCGCTGCTGCGCTACGCGCTGCGGCTCACCCACGACCCCGAGCTCGCCCAAGACCTGGTGCAGGAGGCTCTGCTGCGCGCCTGGAAGAAGCCCTCCGTGCTGGAGCAGGACGACGAGGCGGTGCGCTCCTGGCTCTACACGGTCACCCGCAACCTCGTCATCGACGACCGCAGGAGCGCCCGGCACAACCGCGAGTTCAGCACCGACGAGCTTCCGGAGCGGCCGGTTCACGACGAGACCGACGCGGTGCTCGACCGCTGGCTGCTGTCGGATGCGCTGCTCGCGCTCTCGCCCGAGCACCGGTCGACGATCGTCAACTCGTACTATCTCGGGCACACCGCCGTAGAGATCGCCGCGCAGGAGAGCGTTCCCGTCGGCACCGTGCGCTCGCGCGCGCACTACGCCTTGCGTGCTCTGCGCCTGGCCCTGCAGGAAAGAGGGGTGACCCGGTGA